A stretch of DNA from Roseovarius sp. W115:
CCCAGGCAGGCACGGTGAAAATGAACGACACCACAAGGCAAACGACGCAAAGCGCGATGAGGGCTACTCCCAATCCCATGGCTTAGCCTCCATATGCGTTGGCGTCGTGTTTCTCGATGATCTTCGAGAACCGTCGGGCAAAGCGTTCGTCTGCCTTGGCCTTGGCTTCCAGAACCTCGCGGGCAAAGACCATGTGGTCCTCATGCGCCTCTAGCATGTCGGCCATCCGCTTGTTGGTGGCAGCACCTATGCCGGCCATGGCCGATTGCGCCTCCTGGTCGGTCTGCACGCCGATTTCGTTGATGCGGTGGGCGACATCCTGTTGCTGCGCGGTTTTGAGCGATTTGGTCAGCGCATCATACAGCACCACACGTTGCTTGGTGTCGGTCTGCAGCTTGTTGATCAGCACCATTTGCGTGGCTGCCTGGTTCTGCAAACTGTCGACCCAGGTTTTGCCCTTCTCGATATAGCGCTCCAGCGTCTGCGACTTGGCAAGCTTCACCTGCTCCTGCTGAACCATTTCGTTATACTTGGCATTCATCTCGGCCAGCTCGGTTTCAAGCTTGGTGCGCGCGGCGGCGTCGGTCTCATTCGCGATCTTGTTTTCCAGCTCGATGATCTTGGGATCCATGCCCTGAATATCGGTGCGCAGCGCCTCCAGCTCACCCACGGTCAATTCACGCTCGTCCAGCGTTTCGGTGAGGTTGCCCTCCACCTTGACCTTATGCTCTTCCAGCGTGCGCAGTTGCCCTTCCAAAAGCTGAACGATCACGTCAGATTTCGAGATCAGATCCTGCAGTTTGTCATCAATGCTGGCGGTACGCACGCGATCTTGGCGCATGGAGTCCGATTTGGCCTTGGAGAATATGCCAACAAAGCTTTCCCAGCCGGTTTTCGAGCGCATCTCGTCGAAATCCTTGGAAAAGGCCGCGGTGATGTCATCGAGCCCCATGATCAGCTCTGCAATGTTGGCGTTCATGGTTTCGGTATGCGCATGCACCTCATCCAGCGAGGCATTCTCAATATCAAGTGTTGCATCTTCGCCGCCCTTGATCTTGGACCGGGCCGATTCAATACGGCTTGTCAGCTCTTGTATCTTCGCCTGCGCCTCTTCGACCTGGGCCTGACTCTCACGGACTTGCGCATCCAAATTCGCCATTAAAATCCCTCTCTTTTGACGTATCCCATTGATATATATGGGGTCTAATTCCAGTTTTTTAAGTTTTTAGGTTCTTCGCCGCTTGGAAACGCTGCGTTGAAACCCCTTGTTTTCAGGCAAATCATGCCGCCCCCGGCGCGTGCAGACAATCCCGTTTTTTGGCAGAAGCCACTTTGATGCGAATTTCCCGTGTTCCACCTCTCGCGCAAATCACAATCGCGCCCTATAGTGCGACGAAAGACCAACAGGCAAACCGGGGCGAATATGGCCCGCAAAACGCGGACAGAGCAGCCATTCAACATCCTCATCGTGGGACAGGCAGGACGGCTTCAGTTTGAGGCTGTGCTCTTTGCGGCCAGTCTGCGCGCCAGCAGCCCGAATTTTGCCGGACAGCTCTATGTCGCTGAGCCGCAACCGGGACCGCTTTGGAAGAACGATCCAAGGATGCGCGGCGATGTGCGCGGTCTTCTGGAGGACCTCGGTGCCAGGATTGTGCCGTTTGAAAGCCGGCATTTCGGTCAGAGCTATCCTTATGGCAATAAGATTGAGGCGCTGTTTGCCATGCCGAAGGGGGAACCCTTTGTGTTCTTCGACACCGATACGCTGGTCACCGGCGATCTGATGACAGTGCCGTTTGATTTTGCCCGACCATCCGCATCCCTGCGCCGTGAGGGCACGTGGCCGGAAATCCAACTCTATGGCCCCAGCTATCACCAGACATGGGGCGCGCTTTACGACCAGTTCGGGCTTGATTTTGAAAGCTCGCTCGACCCCGCCTACCCGGATGAATACTGGCGGCGCTACCTTTACTTCAACGCCGGGTATTTTTTTTATGAATGCCCACATGTCTTTGGACAAAGGTTTCTGGACTATGCTCTGGCCATCCGCGACGACACTCCAAAAGAGCTTGTATGTCAGTCGCTTGATCCATGGTTGGATCAAATCGCCCTGCCGCTTGTGATCCACGGGCTGGGCGGGGGAGAGATACGCTGCCCGATGGGTTTTTGGATGGCGACATCACCTGTCACTACCGGCTCTTTCCGCTGCTCTATGCGCGCGAGTCCGAAAAAGTGGTAGAGGTTTTGGAAGAAGTGGCCGCTCCCAACCCGATCAAGAAAGTGCTAAAAACCTATGATCCAATCAAGTTCATGGTCTATCACGGGCGCGGTCACAAAGTGCGTGAGCTTTTTGACCGCGACAACCTGCCCCGGCGCGAACAAGCCATTCGCAACACGATCAAGCGCAACGGATTTTGGATGCGTTAAAGCGCACCAAAGGTGAAAGACTGGAACAGCAGTTTCCACACTGACTTCTTTCTTGGAATAAATACCCAAATCCCTCTTGTTGACCCAGGCGCGGCCTGAAATCCGGTTGTCCTGACACGGCCTTTCGCCTAACCCTTTTGGCAACACTTTTGGGAGGCTGGCTTATGTCCGACGACGATCGCATTCATTCATTTGGCTTTGATACATTGCAAATCCACGCAGGCGCGCGGCCTGATCCGGCGACCGGTGCGCGGCAGACGCCGATTTATCAGACAACAGCCTATGTGTTTCGCGATGCCGAGCACGCGGCGGCTCTCTTCAACCTTCAGGAAGTGGGGTTCATCTACTCCCGTCTGACCAATCCGACGGTTGCAGTTCTTCAGGAACGCATTGCCACGTTGGAAGGCGGGGTTGGGGCCGTGTGCTGCTCTTCTGGGCATGCAGCGCAAATTATGGCGCTTTTCCCGCTCATGGGGCCTGGTAAGAATGTTGTTGTGTCCACCCGGCTCTATGGCGGGTCTGTCACGCAGTTCAGCCAAACGATCAAGCGGTTTGGCTGGTCGGCCAAGTTTGTGGACATTGACGATACGAAAGCCATCGCTGCGGCAATTGATGACGATACACGCGCGATCTTTTGCGAATCCATCGCCAATCCCGGTGGACATATCGCGGATATTCGCGCCGTGGCGGATGTGGCGGACAAGGCGGGGTTGCCTTTAATTGTCGATAACACCACGGCCTCGCCTTACCTGTGTCGTCCCATTGAACATGGGGCCACTCTGGTGGTGCATTCGATGACGAAGTACCTCACAGGGTCCGGTACGGTGACAGGCGGTGTTGTGGTGGATTCGGGCACGTTTGACTGGTCGGCTTCGGACAAATTCCCATCTCTCAGCCAACCCGAGCCCGCCTATCACGGCATGAAATTCCACGAAACATTTGGGCCTCTGGCGTTTACCTTCCACGGCATCGCCATCGGTTTGCGCGATTTGGGGATGACGCTCAACGCGCAGGCGGCGCATTATACGCTTATTGGGATCGAAACGCTCAGCTTGCGGATGCAAAAGCATGTGGAAAACGCGCAGATTGTGGCGGACTGGCTGGAAAAGGATGATCGGGTCGAGGCCGTGACATATGCCGGTCTGAAGTCTTCGCCCTACTACAAGCGCGTGGCCAAAGTCTGCCCTAAAGGCGCGGGCGCCTTGTTCACCGTAGCGCTGAAATCCGGCTATGAAGGATGTGTGAAACTCGTTGATAGTCTTGAGCTTTTCAGCCACGTGGCCAATTTGGGTGATACCCGGTCTCTGATCATTCACTCAGCGTCTACCACGCATCGTCAGCTGACCCCGGAGCAACAGGAAGCCGCAGGGGCCGCACCCAACGTGGTGCGCATCTCAATCGGGATTGAAGACCCCGACGACATCATCGCCGATCTCGATCAGGCCCTGTCGAAAGCAAGCGCCTAAGATCAAAAAAACGTGGCGCGGGGACTAAACCCCTCGCGTTAACCTTTTCCTCGGCGGGAAGCTGCTATAAAATAGATTTGTGTCCCGGCGGCGTTTGCCCGCCTTTGTACTGGTGCTAGAGCGCTGTCCATGAAACCAAATTTCGCCCTGACCCTCTCATATGATGGCATAGGTCTTTTGCACCGCGCCTTCCCAGGATGGCATTCAGTGGGCGAGGTCAACCTCGATTCTGCCAATCTTGCTGGGGACTTGGCCGCACTTCTCGACAAGGCGCACCTGTTTGACACGAATGGCGTGCACACGAAACTTGTCCTTCCCAATGACCAGATACGGTATCTGCAACTGGACGCCGAGGGGCTTGCACCAGATGAGATCGCCGACGCGGTGGCACGGGCGCTGGATGGGGCGACGCCCTACGCATTGGAAGACCTCGCCTATGACTGGTCGATCAGCGCAGGCCAGGTTTATGTGGCGGCTGTCGCACGAGATACGCTGAACGAGGCTGAGGCCTTTGCCGCAGATCACGGGTTCAAACCGCTGTGTTTCGTGGCCATCCCAGAGAGCATGGATTTCGTAGGCGAGCCTTGGTTTGGAGAGGCCAAAGCCACTGCGCATCTTTTGCCCTCGGGTGGGTTTGTAGAGCGCGACACCGCCGCCATTCGCGTGATCGGCCCTGCGCGGTTGCCAGAACCTCCACCTGCTGCTGAACCTGAGCCAGAGTCAGAGCCGCTTGACGCATCGACACTTGAGCCTGAGGTCAAGGCAGACACTCCCGATGCCACGGATGATGGCGAAAAAGAAGCAGTTGCGGCGGTTGGCTCAAAGGCTAAGGTCACGGACGCCGACCCAACGGAAATCGATGCTCCCTGGCCTGTGAGCGTGTTAGAAGACCCGATTATTCCGGATGAAGATCAGCCCGAGGATGTGGCCGACGAAACGCCAGAGGCGGATAGTGCTTCTGTAATTGAGGCGACGTCCGAGGCAGAGCCACCCGCGGTTCCGAACGACGAACAAAACGTTGCGGAGACCGACGATCCGGATGTGGAAAGCCCTGACGAGTCGGACGAGCCCAAAGAAGCCACGGTTGCCTTTACCTCAATCCGTGCATCACGGCGTGATGATCTAAGCGCTGCCCCCAAACTCACCGGGGCCTCGCGCAAGATTGAGACCCTTGAGCCTGCGAAAGCGGCAGAGCCGGACGTGCCCGAACGCAGCGAACCACCGCTGACCGTGGCGCCGCCCAAAACTGAACCCGAACCAGCACCGGACCTCCCTAAAGCGCCGGAAATCGCTATTTCGCATGAGACAGCCACGCGTATTGGCGCCTCGCTCAGCCCTTCAGGTGAAGAGCGCCTTATGGCATCAGTGCCCGCCGCGCCTGATCCGGTGGCTGAGCCATCTTTTGCCTCTAAACGTGATGCGCTCATCGCCCGTGCGGCAGCGCGGTATTCCAACCAAACACCAGAGCCATCCGTTGGCGAAGAGAATGACGACGAACGTCAGCGCATGACGATTTTCGGCGCGCGCGATCCGGTGCATGTTGGCGGCAAGCCAAAGTTCCTTGGTGTGATGCTGACGGCTGCCTTGCTCATATTCCTTGTGGGTGTTGCGGCCTGGGCGTCGATTTTCCTCGATGACGGATTGTCGCGTTTTCTGCGCAGCGAACCTGACACGACCAAAGTGGCCTCCGTGCCCGGAGCCGACGCGAACGCGGTTGAAGACCTCATCGAGGAAGAGCCGGAATTCACTCTGGAGACCGAGGATTTTGGCACGACGGTCGCCGCACTTCCCGGTGGAACTCTGGATCTGGACGAAACACCGCGTGATGCACAGCCCGAGGCCCGTCCGGCGCAGCTGAGCCCAGATGAGGCGCGGGCGCGGTACGCGGTCACCGGCGTTTGGCAACGCGCACCTGATGCGCCTGTGGCACCGGAAAGCATTCCGCTGGAGGATTTTTACCTCACATCAATTGATCCCAAAGTGACAGAACAGGATGCCGTGGCCCTGCCAGAGGTCGGCGCGTTGCAAGGCGATGAGCGTCCCGGCACACTGCTTGATCCACCTGCCGCGGATACAAAGTTCGTGCTTGATGGACGCGGCAATGTGCGGGCCGCTCCAGGGGGTGCCATTACACCCAATGGTGTACGGATCTTCGCCGGACAGCCGCGCCTGGTTCCTGGCACACGGCCTGATCCGCCCGCACAACTAGTGACTGATGGTGAGGCAGTTGTTCCGCTTGATCCAGAAATCGCGCGTTTGGCAGAAATCAGGCCGAAGCCAAGACCCGGAGACCTCTCTGAGCAAAACGAGCGCGAAAATCTAGGGGGTCTCACTCGGTCGGAACTTGCATCCCTGCGCCCCAAGCTTCGCCCGCAAAGTGCACAGGAGCTGGCGGAACAGGCTGCTGCTGCGTCTACAGCCGGCGTTGTTGAAATTACGCCTGACAACGCCTCGGTTGAAGCTGCGATTGCTGCCGCCGTGCAGCAGCCTGATCCCTTTGCCGGAGCCACTGCGCAAGCTGTGGCCACGTCGCGCAAACCCAAGACACGTCCACGCAACATCGCGCAAATCGTGCAACGCAGTCAGCAACAAGCGCAGCAAGCTGTGCAAACTGCCGCCGTTGTGCCCTCAAACCAGCGTGTGGCGCCCAGCGCGCCAACCGCGACCACGGTGGCCCGCGCCGCGACGGAGCAAAACGTTTTGAAACTGCGCCGTGTGAACCTCATTGGCGTATATGGGTCGCAATCCAACCGTCGGGCGCTCGTGCGGTTGCCCAGTGGCCGATACAAGAAAGTACAGGTTGGCGACCGGCTTGATGGTGGCCGCGTGTCCGCGATTGGAGACAGCGAAATCCGCTACGTTAAGAGCGGTCGCAACGTGGTTCTGAAAATGCCGCGCGGTTAAATCCGAACGGCGCCCGATTCCTTCTGAAAAACTTCTGACTTTGTCTTTCGGGCAATCCATGGCACACTTCCCTCGCCGGTCAGAC
This window harbors:
- a CDS encoding O-acetylhomoserine aminocarboxypropyltransferase/cysteine synthase family protein, yielding MSDDDRIHSFGFDTLQIHAGARPDPATGARQTPIYQTTAYVFRDAEHAAALFNLQEVGFIYSRLTNPTVAVLQERIATLEGGVGAVCCSSGHAAQIMALFPLMGPGKNVVVSTRLYGGSVTQFSQTIKRFGWSAKFVDIDDTKAIAAAIDDDTRAIFCESIANPGGHIADIRAVADVADKAGLPLIVDNTTASPYLCRPIEHGATLVVHSMTKYLTGSGTVTGGVVVDSGTFDWSASDKFPSLSQPEPAYHGMKFHETFGPLAFTFHGIAIGLRDLGMTLNAQAAHYTLIGIETLSLRMQKHVENAQIVADWLEKDDRVEAVTYAGLKSSPYYKRVAKVCPKGAGALFTVALKSGYEGCVKLVDSLELFSHVANLGDTRSLIIHSASTTHRQLTPEQQEAAGAAPNVVRISIGIEDPDDIIADLDQALSKASA